Below is a genomic region from Actinoallomurus bryophytorum.
TCGTGCAGGTCGCGGGGCACTGGGGCGTCGTGAACTCCCGCGCCCTGCGCGAGCTGGGCATCGACGAGTCCTCGTCGCCCCCGCCCGGCGGCGAGTACGGCCGGGACGAGGACGGCCGCCTGAACGGCCGGCTGGTCGAACGCGCCCTGATGAACGTCCTGTACCCGGCGACGGCGCGCGGCGAGTCGCCGCTGCCGGTGAGCGCGCCGGATGACCTGCTCCGCGGCCTGACCCGCGCCGTCGGCCGGTGGCACGCGGCAGGTCTGACGTCGATCTGCGACGCGCTGATCGCCCCGAGCGACGTGGCGCTGCTGCGGCGCGCCCGCGACGAGGGCCTGCTGACGATGCGGGTGGGCATGCTGCTGTCGATCGACCACTACGCGAAGGCGCGCGCCCTGGGAGTCGGCAGCGGCTTCGGCGACGACCTGCTGCGGTTCGTCGGCGTCAAGGCGTTCGTCGACGGCGCCATCGGCGGCCGTACGTGCCTGCTGTCCGAGCCGTACGCCGACACGGGTGGCCACGGGCTGCAGACGACGCCCACGGACGAGCTGTTCGAGGCCGTACGCACCGTGCACGGAGACGGCAACCGCATCGGCGTGCACGCGAACGGCGACGCGGCCATCCGCCTGGTCCTGGACGCGTTCGAGACCGCGCAGCGTGAGCAGCCGAGGCCGGGGTTGCGGCATCGCATCGAGCACTGCTCGGTGATCGACCCGGACATCCTGTCCCGGATGAAGGCACTGGGCGCGATCGCCGTACCGTTCGCCGGATATGTGGCCTACCACGGGGGCGCGCTGAACACCTGGTACGGCGCCTCGCGTACGGAGTGGATGTTCGCCCACCGGTCCTTCCTGGACGCGGGCATCACCGTCGCCGGATCCTCGGACTACCCCTGCGGCCCGTACGAGCCGCTGCTGGGCATCCAGTCGATGGTCACCCGCACGGGGTCGGACGACGGCGAGCAGGTCGGCCCGTCGCAGCGGGTCAGCGCGGAGGAGGCCCTGCGAATCTTCACGCTGGGCTCGGCCGCGGCGGAGGGAGCCGAGGAGTCCAGGGGACGCCTGGCCCCGGGCTACCTTGCCGACTTCACCATCCTGGGCGAGAACCCCCTGACCATCGACCCGCACGGCATCGCATCAATCCCGGTGAAGGCGACCTACGTCGCCGGCGAACCCGTGTACGCCGCCTGACCCGAGGTCGCGTGCCAGACGGTGATGCTCTCCTCGTAGGACGGCTCGATCATTTGCGGCCAGCGGATGATGCAACGAACTCCGTACCAGCCTTGCCTATCCATGGTCTCCCCCGCCCGCCCCGTTCCGCTGGCATGACCGTAGCCGTGGGTTTCGTCGGCGGGGGCCGTGGTGTTCCACGGGGATGTGACGGTGGCGGCCGGCGGAGGTGATGAGGCGCTGATTTCCGGCGCGGTGCCGCAGCAAGATGTGTCATCCCACCCAGAGGATGTCGACGATCCGCAGCGTCTCGGTCTGGTCGTGGACGACAAAGGTCAGCATCCCCTGGTCGTCCTCACCGAAGAAGGCATGCCGCACCATCGACTGGCCCGGACGTTCCGGCACCGCGTCCCAGGGACTTTCAAGAAGCTGGAGGAGACGCTCGACCAGAGGGCCGTTCCTCACGTGTTCGGGCAACCCGTTCAGCTCGTAGAGAGCACGCCCGTGGAAGCCGTCGAACTTGTAGGTCACACCCGGCCGTCCCAGTCCGGTGGGCTGTACCGGACGAAGGCATCCATGCGCCCCTGAAGAGCGTCCTGGGCGGCTTCCTCGTATCCCGGCCGGTTATAGGCCATCGCGCGCAACCGCCACTGCCTGAGCAGGCTCCGTACCTGTGTGAACCGGGCGAGATCATGCGCGGCGTCGAGCGCCTGGTCGTACTCGGCGCGAAACTGCGGACGATGTGACTCCGGAAGCAGCTCGAAGATCGCGGCCGGGTCGTCCCCCGGGTCTCGCGGTCCGACAGGCTCCAAGAACTCGGCGGTCATACGCTCAATCTACAGCGATCCCTGTCGGAGACAGTGCCCTTCGGTATCAAGCCTGACCAGCCGAAAGAGCTCACCCGCCGGCCCGAGTGACGCCCGCCGGGCAGTCCCCGGGCACTGTCGGCACCCGCAGGAGCAGTCCGGGGCGCGGAGGATCCCTCTATCTTGACCGCGCTCAGACCGTCATGATTCCGAACAAATCATGGCGAGGTGAGAGGGGAACACGGTGGCGAACGACGGCAGGGCGTTAGCACGAGGGATCGCGAACGGGGTCACGGAAGCACTACCCACCTACCTGCGAAAAAGGCTCGAGCGCGGGCTTGGCGCGGATCTGTCGCTGATGCGCGTGCACACCGGGCCGGTCGCGGATCGGCTGGCGCGGACGCTGGGGGCCGAGGC
It encodes:
- a CDS encoding amidohydrolase, producing the protein MIFESMPVLFHAAHIVSQQGGPEPEAFAVDAGRIRAVGDLASLRDRFPRAEEVDLGASTVIPGLHDAHIHLANAAEDLLHLDLSAATVNDVGDLLARVGAEAAAAGPGAWIRGSRYDDAKTGRLTRADLDRVAPDNPAIVVQVAGHWGVVNSRALRELGIDESSSPPPGGEYGRDEDGRLNGRLVERALMNVLYPATARGESPLPVSAPDDLLRGLTRAVGRWHAAGLTSICDALIAPSDVALLRRARDEGLLTMRVGMLLSIDHYAKARALGVGSGFGDDLLRFVGVKAFVDGAIGGRTCLLSEPYADTGGHGLQTTPTDELFEAVRTVHGDGNRIGVHANGDAAIRLVLDAFETAQREQPRPGLRHRIEHCSVIDPDILSRMKALGAIAVPFAGYVAYHGGALNTWYGASRTEWMFAHRSFLDAGITVAGSSDYPCGPYEPLLGIQSMVTRTGSDDGEQVGPSQRVSAEEALRIFTLGSAAAEGAEESRGRLAPGYLADFTILGENPLTIDPHGIASIPVKATYVAGEPVYAA
- a CDS encoding DUF6247 family protein: MTAEFLEPVGPRDPGDDPAAIFELLPESHRPQFRAEYDQALDAAHDLARFTQVRSLLRQWRLRAMAYNRPGYEEAAQDALQGRMDAFVRYSPPDWDGRV